A part of Nesterenkonia lutea genomic DNA contains:
- the purD gene encoding phosphoribosylamine--glycine ligase, which translates to MKVLVVGPGGREHAIVRALLRDEAVTSVEAAPGNAGIARDVTCHNLHAQDGAAVAALAVVGSFDLVIIGPEAPLAAGVADAVRDVGVPVFGPSAAAARLEASKSFAKEVMEAAQVPTAGAVHVTSLAAAREALDRFGAPHVVKDDGLAAGKGVVVTEDIEAALAHAQECFAAGGSVVIEEFLDGPEVSLFVLSDGVDLVPLSPAQDFKRIYDDDAGPNTGGMGAYTPLHWLDGYTETDASGVERDFVQIVVDTVAAPTLAEMARRGTPFVGVLYCGLAVTSRGVRVIEFNARFGDPETQAVLERLATPLGQLLLDCSTGSLGADRPLEWSRGCAASVVMAAQDYPETPRRGDLITGVEQAEALEGVAVLHAGTARDEEGRLITAGGRVFAVVGTGDSLQAAVDRAYAGVQEISWEGEQHRSDIAARALAGEITLANGSASGSSAAVSDGERPVSLEEEGVRSTELPPSSEDPPEEYPTGWVHLSSGKVRELYQPAPGSSWDGQDVVLMVASDRISAYDHVLSTPIPDKGIILTQLSLWWFDQLEAAGISHHVVSVDVPEEVAGRAMICRRLEMVEAECIARGYLTGSGLAEYRQTGAVTGLQLPEGLRDGSALDEPIFTPSSKAAQGDHDENISFETLTETVGVDLAMRLREATLRIYSLAESTCRAAGVILADTKLEFGFDAAGTLTVADEVLTPDSSRFWPAESWEPGAAQPSFDKQFVRDWLTSSESGWDRSSGQEPPALPEKIVSATRARYLEAYERLTGTELVF; encoded by the coding sequence GTGAAGGTACTAGTAGTCGGCCCCGGAGGCCGCGAGCACGCCATCGTCCGAGCACTGCTGCGCGATGAGGCAGTCACCAGCGTGGAGGCGGCGCCGGGCAACGCCGGGATCGCCCGCGATGTCACCTGCCACAATCTGCACGCCCAGGACGGAGCAGCCGTGGCCGCCCTCGCCGTCGTCGGGAGCTTTGACCTGGTGATCATCGGTCCTGAGGCGCCGCTGGCCGCCGGCGTGGCGGATGCTGTGCGTGATGTCGGGGTCCCCGTCTTCGGGCCCTCCGCGGCCGCCGCCAGGCTGGAGGCCTCCAAGTCCTTCGCCAAGGAGGTCATGGAGGCCGCGCAGGTGCCCACGGCCGGCGCGGTGCACGTCACGAGTCTGGCCGCTGCCCGCGAGGCCCTGGACCGATTCGGTGCTCCCCATGTGGTCAAAGACGACGGGCTGGCGGCCGGCAAGGGGGTCGTGGTCACCGAGGACATCGAGGCAGCCCTGGCCCATGCTCAGGAATGCTTCGCCGCAGGGGGATCGGTGGTCATCGAGGAGTTCCTCGACGGGCCGGAGGTCTCCCTCTTCGTCCTCTCCGACGGGGTGGACCTGGTGCCGCTGTCCCCAGCCCAGGACTTCAAGCGCATCTACGACGACGACGCAGGACCCAACACCGGCGGCATGGGCGCCTACACCCCGCTTCACTGGCTGGACGGCTACACCGAGACCGACGCCTCCGGTGTGGAGCGTGATTTCGTGCAGATCGTGGTGGACACCGTCGCCGCCCCCACGCTGGCTGAGATGGCGCGGCGCGGGACCCCGTTCGTGGGGGTCCTGTACTGCGGACTCGCCGTGACCTCCCGCGGCGTCCGGGTGATCGAGTTCAACGCCCGCTTCGGCGATCCCGAGACCCAGGCGGTGCTGGAGCGCCTGGCCACCCCGCTGGGTCAGCTGTTGCTCGACTGCTCCACCGGATCCCTGGGCGCCGATCGACCCCTGGAGTGGTCCCGGGGATGCGCCGCCAGCGTTGTGATGGCCGCCCAGGACTACCCGGAGACTCCACGACGCGGGGACCTGATCACCGGTGTGGAACAGGCCGAGGCTCTCGAAGGGGTGGCTGTGCTCCACGCCGGGACCGCGCGGGACGAGGAAGGTCGGCTGATCACCGCCGGGGGGCGCGTCTTCGCCGTCGTCGGCACCGGAGATTCACTGCAGGCGGCGGTGGACCGCGCCTATGCCGGGGTCCAGGAGATCTCCTGGGAGGGTGAGCAGCACCGCAGTGACATCGCCGCCCGGGCGCTCGCCGGTGAGATCACGCTGGCGAACGGCTCTGCCTCGGGGTCTTCTGCAGCTGTGTCTGACGGGGAGCGGCCGGTCTCGCTGGAGGAAGAGGGCGTGCGGAGCACCGAGCTGCCGCCCAGCAGTGAGGATCCGCCCGAGGAGTACCCCACCGGCTGGGTGCATCTGTCCTCCGGCAAGGTGCGTGAGCTCTACCAGCCCGCACCGGGCTCGAGCTGGGACGGCCAGGACGTGGTCCTGATGGTCGCCAGCGACCGGATCAGCGCATATGACCACGTGCTCTCCACCCCCATCCCGGACAAGGGCATCATCCTGACCCAGCTCAGCCTGTGGTGGTTCGATCAGCTCGAGGCCGCCGGAATCTCCCACCATGTGGTCTCGGTGGACGTTCCCGAGGAGGTGGCCGGGCGAGCGATGATCTGCCGCCGACTGGAGATGGTGGAGGCCGAGTGCATCGCCCGCGGCTATCTCACCGGATCCGGCCTCGCCGAGTACCGGCAGACCGGCGCGGTGACCGGACTGCAGCTTCCCGAGGGGCTGCGCGACGGTTCAGCGCTGGATGAGCCGATCTTCACCCCGTCCTCCAAGGCCGCACAGGGCGACCACGATGAGAACATCAGCTTCGAGACGCTCACCGAGACGGTCGGCGTCGATCTGGCCATGCGGCTGCGCGAGGCCACGCTGAGGATCTACAGCCTGGCGGAATCGACCTGCCGCGCTGCCGGGGTGATCCTGGCCGACACCAAGCTTGAGTTCGGCTTCGACGCCGCGGGGACGCTGACCGTGGCCGATGAGGTGCTGACCCCGGACTCCTCGCGCTTCTGGCCGGCCGAGTCCTGGGAGCCCGGCGCCGCGCAGCCCTCCTTCGACAAGCAGTTCGTCCGGGACTGGCTGACGTCCTCCGAGTCAGGCTGGGACCGCAGCTCGGGGCAGGAGCCGCCCGCGCTGCCCGAGAAGATCGTCTCGGCCACCCGGGCCCGCTACCTGGAGGCCTATGAGCGCCTCACCGGGACGGAGCTGGTGTTCTGA
- a CDS encoding MarP family serine protease — protein MGITVLDVILVLVLLGFLIGGLRKGVWATLGGVFGFLVGATAAFFAIPLVASWVEDPLWRVIAVLAAAVVLVAAGHGLGSAAGAEVQRMFSSRAVRSLSSLVGGVLNLVVAVFVIAILSFSVSAMGFPAVNQTMNQSAVLQTINSSVPERAESWFAQVRSAVLESDIPEIAQLVPQPAELPEDQDLNAAAQTSAASVGRVIGVAEQCGQSQSGSGFAVSPTRVVTNAHVIAGVAEPSVEMPDGEVVTGRTVYFNPATDLALLAVDPLEVTPLSVGEGIGIGDSGYVMGYPAGGPFSSGTAVVQARDVSQVNNIYGSSPSEMEIFQLNADVRQGNSGGPLIDQSGDVAGVVFARAVEGSNVGFAITAAQAGDVLTAPEGYTETVSTGQCVDG, from the coding sequence ATGGGAATCACCGTACTCGACGTGATCCTGGTGCTCGTGCTCCTCGGATTCCTCATCGGCGGCCTGCGCAAGGGGGTATGGGCGACCCTGGGCGGAGTCTTCGGCTTCCTCGTCGGGGCCACCGCTGCCTTCTTCGCGATCCCGCTGGTGGCCTCCTGGGTCGAGGATCCGCTGTGGCGGGTGATCGCCGTGCTGGCGGCCGCCGTGGTGCTGGTCGCGGCCGGGCACGGCCTGGGCTCCGCCGCGGGGGCCGAAGTTCAGCGGATGTTCAGCTCGCGGGCGGTGCGCAGCCTGAGTTCGCTCGTGGGCGGCGTGCTGAACCTCGTCGTCGCGGTCTTCGTGATCGCCATCCTGTCCTTCTCGGTCTCGGCGATGGGCTTCCCCGCCGTCAACCAGACCATGAACCAGTCGGCCGTGCTGCAGACGATCAACTCCTCCGTGCCTGAGCGCGCGGAGTCCTGGTTCGCCCAGGTCCGCTCAGCCGTGCTGGAGTCCGACATCCCCGAGATCGCTCAGCTGGTGCCCCAGCCCGCGGAGCTGCCCGAGGATCAGGACCTCAATGCGGCCGCGCAGACCTCCGCGGCCTCGGTGGGTCGGGTGATCGGGGTGGCCGAGCAGTGCGGCCAGTCCCAGTCCGGCTCCGGGTTCGCCGTGTCCCCCACCCGGGTGGTCACCAACGCCCACGTCATCGCCGGTGTCGCAGAGCCCTCGGTGGAGATGCCCGACGGCGAGGTGGTCACCGGCCGCACCGTCTACTTCAACCCCGCCACCGACCTCGCGCTGCTCGCTGTGGATCCGCTGGAGGTCACTCCGCTGAGCGTCGGGGAGGGGATCGGCATCGGCGACTCCGGGTATGTGATGGGCTACCCCGCCGGAGGGCCCTTCTCCTCGGGCACCGCAGTGGTCCAGGCGCGGGATGTCTCCCAGGTCAACAACATCTACGGCAGCTCACCCTCGGAGATGGAGATCTTCCAGCTCAACGCCGATGTGCGGCAGGGCAACTCCGGCGGGCCGCTGATCGATCAGTCCGGCGACGTGGCCGGAGTGGTCTTCGCCCGCGCCGTGGAGGGCAGCAACGTCGGCTTCGCGATCACCGCCGCGCAGGCCGGAGACGTGCTGACCGCCCCGGAGGGTTACACCGAGACCGTCTCCACCGGGCAGTGCGTGGACGGCTGA
- a CDS encoding Crp/Fnr family transcriptional regulator, translated as MDLEVLRRAPLFATLDDDVFSALIKELAEVDLSRGSSVFHEGDQGDQLYFIISGKIKLGRTTPDGRENLLAVLGPGEIFGEMALFNPAPRTATATAVSETRLAGLRHDSLRSVINTNPEVSVQLLQALAKRLTRTNESLADLVFSDVPGRVAKALLDLADRFGRPAPDGVLVAHELTQEELAQLVGASRETVNKALAEFVQRGWLRLEARAVVILDIQRIRQRSR; from the coding sequence ATGGATCTTGAAGTACTGCGCCGCGCACCGCTGTTCGCCACGCTCGACGACGACGTCTTCTCCGCCCTCATCAAGGAACTGGCCGAGGTTGATCTCTCCCGCGGCTCCTCGGTGTTCCATGAGGGCGATCAGGGTGATCAGCTCTACTTCATCATCTCCGGCAAGATCAAGCTCGGGCGCACCACCCCGGATGGCCGTGAGAATCTCCTCGCCGTGCTCGGACCCGGTGAGATCTTCGGCGAGATGGCGCTGTTCAATCCCGCCCCGCGCACTGCCACGGCCACGGCCGTCTCGGAGACGCGTCTGGCCGGCCTGCGCCACGACAGCCTGCGCTCAGTGATCAACACCAACCCCGAGGTCTCAGTCCAGCTGCTGCAGGCGCTGGCCAAGCGCCTGACCCGCACCAACGAGTCCCTGGCGGACCTGGTCTTCTCCGACGTCCCCGGTCGTGTGGCCAAGGCGCTGCTGGACCTGGCGGATCGCTTCGGGCGCCCTGCTCCGGATGGTGTCCTCGTCGCGCACGAGCTCACGCAGGAGGAGCTCGCCCAGCTGGTCGGCGCCTCCCGCGAGACCGTGAACAAGGCCCTGGCCGAGTTCGTCCAGCGCGGCTGGCTCCGCCTGGAGGCCCGCGCCGTCGTCATCCTCGACATCCAGCGGATCCGTCAGCGCTCCCGCTGA
- a CDS encoding carboxylate--amine ligase, which yields MSAETTAATAPRWAEQERRWAEVGFAPVIIGGDAGAYGAARAFHEAYGINSVVLSKHQMWMIRHSRIIEHLEVENGTVMEHVRTGLVAPQISRLRERGIKILLLGAIDSTVEAIIELRETHPEDLGTDVLVPYVDSARFEAGTVKDNFTALAERLGVDHPVTRVVDFSRDLDAQLPLDLSFPVWAKPADVTAWYWTEFEGKHKVHRVETPQALHELFTKVHDAGYRASFVIQEEVPGDDQNMRVLTCYADQDSVVRFASWGETVLEDHSPAALGNPSVILSTTNTEAVDQAQLLLAELGWVGYANFDLKYDPRDAKTKFFELNPRLGRSNYYITGAGNNPVEYYVRDWIRGELSGRGDTSRVEDQQETVYTVLPRWLTLRYVSDPARRRRIRAIMRSGRSRNPFFYSQDRDPRRLALLLAAQASTVRKFLRFYPPSRVSGE from the coding sequence ATGTCCGCTGAGACCACGGCAGCGACAGCCCCACGCTGGGCCGAGCAGGAGCGTCGCTGGGCCGAGGTCGGCTTCGCGCCGGTGATCATCGGCGGCGACGCCGGGGCCTACGGTGCCGCGCGGGCGTTCCACGAGGCCTATGGCATCAACTCAGTGGTGCTCTCCAAGCATCAGATGTGGATGATCCGGCATTCTCGGATCATCGAGCACCTCGAGGTGGAGAACGGCACGGTGATGGAGCACGTCCGCACCGGACTGGTGGCTCCGCAGATCAGCCGACTCCGCGAGCGCGGCATCAAGATCCTGCTCCTGGGCGCGATCGACTCCACGGTGGAGGCGATCATCGAGCTGCGCGAGACCCACCCGGAGGACCTGGGCACCGATGTCCTCGTCCCCTATGTGGACAGCGCACGCTTCGAGGCTGGCACCGTGAAGGACAACTTCACCGCCCTGGCCGAACGGCTCGGAGTCGACCATCCCGTCACCCGCGTGGTGGACTTCAGCCGGGACCTCGATGCCCAGCTGCCGCTGGACCTGAGCTTCCCGGTCTGGGCCAAGCCCGCTGATGTCACCGCCTGGTACTGGACCGAGTTCGAGGGCAAGCACAAGGTCCACCGAGTGGAGACTCCGCAGGCTCTCCACGAGCTCTTCACGAAGGTCCACGACGCGGGATATCGCGCGAGCTTCGTGATCCAGGAGGAGGTCCCCGGGGACGATCAGAACATGCGCGTGCTGACCTGCTACGCCGATCAGGACTCGGTGGTCCGCTTCGCGTCCTGGGGCGAGACGGTCCTGGAGGATCACTCCCCCGCCGCACTGGGCAACCCCTCGGTCATCCTCAGCACAACCAACACCGAGGCCGTGGATCAGGCGCAGCTGCTGCTCGCGGAGCTCGGCTGGGTCGGCTACGCCAACTTCGACCTCAAATACGATCCGCGGGACGCCAAGACCAAGTTCTTCGAGCTCAATCCCCGACTGGGACGCTCCAACTACTACATCACCGGAGCCGGCAACAATCCCGTGGAGTACTACGTGCGGGACTGGATCCGCGGGGAGCTCTCCGGCCGCGGGGACACCAGCCGGGTCGAGGACCAGCAGGAGACCGTCTACACGGTGCTGCCGCGCTGGCTGACCCTCCGGTATGTCTCTGACCCCGCGCGGCGGCGCAGGATCCGCGCCATCATGCGCTCCGGCCGCAGCCGCAATCCCTTCTTCTACTCCCAGGACCGGGACCCGCGGCGGCTGGCCCTGCTCCTCGCAGCCCAGGCCTCCACGGTCCGGAAGTTCCTCAGGTTCTACCCGCCCTCGCGGGTCAGCGGGGAATAG
- a CDS encoding RidA family protein — translation MTEQLSTVETRLAELGLSVPEVVPPVAAYQPAVVVDGVVYVSGQLPFVDGALPLTGKVGAEVTEEQAYDLARQCALNAIGALKAAVGDLDRITRIAKVGGFVASAPTFTGQPKVVNGASELLGQAFGEAGQHARSAVGVSVLPLDTPVEVDLIAHVR, via the coding sequence ATGACTGAACAGCTCTCCACTGTTGAGACACGCCTGGCCGAGCTGGGCCTGAGCGTGCCCGAGGTCGTTCCCCCCGTGGCCGCCTACCAGCCCGCCGTGGTCGTCGATGGGGTGGTCTATGTCTCCGGACAGCTTCCCTTCGTCGACGGCGCGCTCCCACTGACCGGCAAGGTCGGGGCCGAGGTCACCGAGGAGCAGGCCTATGACCTCGCCCGGCAGTGCGCGCTGAACGCGATCGGCGCCCTCAAGGCCGCCGTGGGTGACCTTGATCGGATCACCAGGATCGCCAAGGTCGGCGGCTTCGTCGCCTCCGCCCCAACCTTCACCGGACAGCCCAAGGTCGTCAACGGCGCCTCCGAACTGCTGGGACAGGCCTTCGGCGAGGCCGGTCAGCACGCACGCAGCGCCGTGGGCGTGTCCGTCCTGCCCCTGGACACCCCTGTGGAAGTGGACCTCATCGCCCATGTCCGCTGA
- a CDS encoding transglycosylase domain-containing protein — protein sequence MSFLGVSALCGLLAAGLIFPLAASGGAAVSTGTELLEDIPTELEEEPLSVPSHIYASDGTTEIATFYAENRQPVTMDEISENMVDAILAIEDERFYEHGGVDPRGVSRALVNNLTSDSQQGASTITQQYVNNMLINAVVLTGEGRLTISGTGEKTYADKLREMKLAVAVEQEMTKEEILEGYLNIVLLGGRNYGVEAAAQFYWGVPASELSISQSAVLAGMVQSPNGYNPAVNPEASKDRRDIVLGAMLENEAITQEEYEEAIAEDLGVEEIYPEETGCVSASMGPYFCDYVRREILASDTFGPDEDSREELLNRGGLRITTTLDPDAQQAAQTEVDATVPSDDNSGAGAAITSVEPGSGNIIAMAQNRNYTPEDGDGNTTLNYNVDSDVGGGNGWQPGSSLKPFVVAAYLEEGGSTDDVVDASPDEWADTQRWEASCLERGYTTTDGPWEVENVEEDSNRRMTIDYGVYFSVNTATLATATEMDLCAITDVTDRLGIHLATDTDQGLSPQNPSFVLGTDNVAPLTQAAAYATFADDGNFCEPRALLEVTDTHGNEYDVPEEDCEQVIDEEIVAQVNDITINIAEGTIAAGNPPFPMAGKTGTTDDAVHTWFVGYSSGVSTASWIGNPEGNENGYRESMINGQYYEDFYGSTLAAPMWLDYMEQVGDDYDTSDFREADDSPFDDRRDRSRYSGGGELPDDDEAINSRDSDGDDD from the coding sequence ATGTCTTTCCTGGGCGTGAGCGCCCTCTGCGGCCTGCTGGCTGCGGGTCTCATCTTCCCGCTCGCGGCCTCCGGAGGAGCAGCGGTGTCCACCGGCACGGAGCTGCTGGAGGACATCCCCACCGAGCTCGAGGAAGAGCCGCTGAGCGTGCCCTCCCACATCTACGCCTCCGACGGCACCACCGAGATCGCCACCTTCTACGCGGAGAACCGGCAGCCGGTCACGATGGACGAGATCTCAGAGAACATGGTCGATGCCATCCTGGCCATCGAGGACGAGCGCTTCTACGAGCACGGCGGGGTCGATCCCCGCGGCGTCTCCCGTGCACTGGTGAACAACCTCACCTCGGACAGTCAGCAGGGCGCCTCCACCATCACGCAGCAGTACGTCAACAACATGCTCATCAACGCCGTGGTGCTGACCGGCGAGGGACGTCTGACCATCTCCGGCACCGGCGAGAAGACCTACGCGGACAAGCTGCGCGAGATGAAGCTCGCGGTCGCCGTCGAGCAGGAGATGACCAAGGAGGAGATCCTCGAGGGCTATCTCAACATCGTGCTCCTGGGTGGGCGCAACTACGGCGTGGAAGCCGCCGCGCAGTTCTACTGGGGCGTGCCAGCCTCCGAGCTCAGCATCTCGCAGTCAGCGGTGCTGGCCGGCATGGTCCAGTCCCCCAACGGCTACAACCCAGCAGTCAACCCGGAAGCCTCCAAGGACCGCCGGGACATCGTGCTCGGCGCCATGCTGGAGAATGAGGCGATCACCCAGGAGGAGTACGAGGAGGCCATTGCTGAGGACCTCGGCGTGGAGGAGATCTACCCTGAGGAGACCGGATGTGTCTCCGCAAGCATGGGTCCCTACTTCTGTGACTACGTGCGCCGCGAGATCCTGGCCAGCGACACCTTCGGTCCCGATGAGGACTCCCGAGAAGAACTTCTGAACCGCGGTGGTCTGCGCATCACGACCACCCTGGATCCCGACGCTCAGCAGGCCGCCCAGACCGAGGTCGACGCGACCGTCCCCTCGGACGACAACTCCGGCGCCGGTGCAGCGATCACCTCGGTGGAGCCCGGAAGCGGCAACATCATTGCGATGGCGCAGAATCGGAACTACACCCCCGAGGATGGGGACGGCAACACCACGCTGAACTACAACGTCGACTCTGATGTCGGCGGAGGCAACGGCTGGCAGCCAGGTTCCTCCTTGAAGCCCTTCGTCGTCGCCGCCTACCTCGAAGAGGGCGGGTCAACCGACGACGTCGTCGATGCGTCCCCCGACGAGTGGGCCGACACCCAGCGCTGGGAGGCCAGCTGTCTGGAGCGGGGCTATACGACCACGGACGGACCGTGGGAGGTGGAGAACGTGGAAGAGGACTCCAACCGTCGCATGACGATCGACTATGGCGTCTACTTCTCAGTCAACACCGCCACCCTGGCCACGGCCACCGAGATGGACCTCTGCGCCATCACCGACGTCACGGACCGTCTCGGCATTCACCTGGCGACCGACACCGACCAGGGGCTGTCCCCGCAGAACCCCTCATTCGTGCTGGGCACCGACAACGTCGCTCCGCTGACCCAGGCGGCCGCCTACGCCACCTTCGCCGATGACGGCAACTTCTGTGAGCCCCGGGCCCTGCTCGAGGTGACCGACACCCACGGCAACGAGTACGACGTGCCCGAGGAGGACTGCGAGCAGGTGATCGATGAGGAGATCGTGGCCCAGGTCAACGACATCACCATCAACATCGCCGAAGGCACCATCGCCGCAGGCAACCCGCCGTTCCCCATGGCGGGCAAGACAGGCACCACCGACGATGCCGTCCACACCTGGTTCGTGGGCTATTCCTCCGGAGTCTCCACGGCCAGCTGGATCGGCAACCCCGAGGGCAATGAGAACGGTTACCGGGAGTCCATGATCAACGGGCAGTACTACGAAGACTTCTACGGATCCACCCTTGCCGCACCCATGTGGCTGGACTATATGGAGCAGGTCGGCGATGACTACGACACCTCCGACTTCCGCGAGGCCGACGACTCCCCGTTCGATGATCGCCGTGACCGCAGCCGCTACAGCGGCGGCGGCGAGCTCCCCGACGACGACGAGGCCATCAACTCCCGCGATTCCGACGGAGACGACGACTGA
- a CDS encoding metallophosphoesterase, giving the protein MHISDIHYVPGQRRKFDWLQSLAELKPDLVVNTGDNLSHPAAVDEVLEALEPLRRFPGVFVPGSNDYYAPQWKNPLRYLHSPSKLEGEPEELDWRRLFAGFEAEGWRSLTNRTARLDVGDHVLDFSGVDDPHIGRDEFQGWPETRGETPAPVRIAVAHAPVRAALDTFAQTGADLILAGHTHGGQVCLPGGHALVTNCDLPRSQARGLSTFTSTAQQVGSPRSGQPSRQVPLHVSAGIGTSATAPVRLFCPPEATLLEVHDS; this is encoded by the coding sequence CTGCACATCTCGGACATCCACTACGTCCCGGGCCAGCGCAGGAAGTTCGACTGGCTGCAGTCGCTGGCCGAGCTGAAGCCGGACCTGGTGGTCAACACCGGTGACAACCTCTCCCACCCGGCCGCAGTGGACGAGGTGCTCGAGGCACTGGAACCGCTGCGCCGGTTCCCCGGCGTGTTCGTCCCCGGCTCCAATGATTACTACGCCCCGCAGTGGAAGAACCCGCTGCGCTATCTGCACAGTCCCTCGAAGCTGGAGGGGGAGCCCGAGGAGCTGGACTGGCGCCGCCTCTTCGCCGGCTTCGAGGCGGAGGGCTGGCGCAGCCTCACCAACCGCACCGCCCGGCTGGACGTGGGGGACCATGTCCTGGACTTCTCCGGAGTCGATGATCCGCACATCGGTCGCGATGAGTTCCAGGGATGGCCCGAGACCCGGGGGGAGACACCCGCCCCGGTGCGGATCGCCGTCGCCCATGCCCCGGTGCGCGCCGCGCTGGACACCTTCGCGCAGACCGGAGCCGACCTGATCCTCGCCGGACACACCCACGGCGGCCAGGTCTGCCTGCCCGGCGGACACGCGCTGGTGACGAACTGCGATCTCCCCAGATCGCAGGCCAGGGGTCTGAGCACCTTCACCTCGACCGCGCAGCAGGTCGGCTCGCCGCGCTCCGGCCAGCCGTCGCGGCAGGTGCCGTTGCATGTCTCGGCCGGCATCGGCACCAGCGCCACAGCGCCGGTGCGGCTCTTCTGCCCTCCAGAGGCCACGCTGCTTGAAGTTCATGATTCTTGA
- a CDS encoding ABC transporter ATP-binding protein — MNESRASDRFAHLRGTAGEEQIELDKEERGFIRRRSWRLLVQLSVGVRRKLLITALFVVVAQAAQASIPLIVAWAIDWGLPRMMEGQSSGMWLPGSAYIGCAVTAGILIFHYTRMTAEASQEMLFTLRGEVFRKTQALSLDFHEDYTSGKVISRQTSDLESLRELLDGGVNSLVQGVMFMFFTAVTIWIMDFRSGLVLVAALIPIAVLGRWYQQNSEVAYRRTRVSSAKMIVHFVESMTGIRAVQAFRRESSRSRQYRRLAAVYRDDMIRSISLFGVLQPSLMLIGNLTVTTVLVWGGYRVLEGDLGIGVLVALVLAAKRVFQPLDMIAMFYNSLQSATAALEKVSGLLEESPSVTEATDPVHLPEAAGDLEFARALFRYSESGPVVLHELDLHIPAGQTVAVVGRTGAGKSTLAKLLARFYDVSTGAVRLDGVDLRELAVADHHRHVAMVTQEAFLFSGTIRGNIALGRPDASEAEIIAAAKAVGCHDLIMELPEGYATDVNKRGGRLSAGQRQLISFARAFLADPAVLILDEATSSLDLPSEALVQQGLERLLGNRTALIIAHRLSTVAIADRVLVIEDGRVVEDGAPEELAADGGYYAKLNAAWQSSMGS; from the coding sequence ATGAATGAGAGCCGCGCGAGCGATCGCTTCGCCCACCTCCGCGGGACCGCAGGAGAAGAGCAGATCGAGCTGGACAAGGAAGAGCGCGGGTTCATCAGGCGCCGCTCCTGGCGGCTGCTGGTGCAGCTCTCCGTGGGAGTGCGCCGCAAGCTGCTGATCACCGCCCTGTTCGTGGTGGTCGCTCAGGCCGCGCAGGCCTCCATCCCGCTGATCGTCGCCTGGGCCATCGACTGGGGCCTGCCCCGGATGATGGAGGGCCAGAGCTCGGGCATGTGGCTGCCGGGCAGCGCGTACATCGGCTGCGCGGTGACCGCGGGCATCCTGATCTTCCACTACACCCGGATGACCGCCGAGGCCTCCCAGGAGATGCTGTTCACCCTGCGCGGTGAGGTCTTCCGCAAGACCCAGGCGCTGAGCCTGGACTTCCACGAGGACTACACCTCGGGCAAGGTCATCTCCCGGCAGACCTCTGACCTGGAGTCCCTGCGGGAGCTCCTCGACGGCGGAGTCAACTCCCTGGTCCAGGGCGTCATGTTCATGTTCTTCACCGCAGTGACGATCTGGATCATGGACTTCCGCTCCGGACTGGTCCTCGTGGCGGCGCTGATCCCGATCGCTGTCCTGGGACGCTGGTACCAGCAGAACTCCGAGGTGGCCTACCGGCGCACCAGGGTCTCTTCGGCGAAGATGATCGTGCACTTCGTCGAATCCATGACGGGGATCCGCGCGGTCCAGGCGTTCCGCCGCGAGAGCTCCCGGTCCCGGCAGTACCGCCGGCTGGCCGCCGTCTACCGCGATGACATGATCCGCTCCATCTCCCTGTTCGGAGTGCTGCAGCCCTCGTTGATGCTCATCGGCAACCTCACGGTGACCACTGTGCTGGTCTGGGGCGGATACCGGGTGCTCGAAGGCGACCTGGGCATCGGCGTCCTGGTGGCGCTGGTCCTCGCCGCCAAGCGGGTGTTCCAGCCGCTGGACATGATCGCGATGTTCTACAACTCGCTGCAGTCAGCCACGGCCGCACTGGAGAAGGTCTCCGGGCTTCTGGAGGAGAGCCCCTCGGTGACCGAGGCGACGGATCCGGTGCACCTGCCCGAGGCTGCCGGAGACCTCGAGTTCGCCCGAGCCTTGTTCCGCTACTCAGAGTCCGGCCCGGTGGTGCTGCATGAGCTTGATCTGCACATCCCCGCCGGTCAGACCGTCGCCGTGGTGGGGCGCACGGGTGCGGGCAAGTCCACGCTCGCGAAGCTGCTCGCCCGCTTCTATGACGTGAGCACCGGAGCGGTGCGCCTGGACGGCGTCGACCTGCGAGAGCTGGCCGTGGCGGATCATCACCGGCATGTGGCCATGGTGACCCAGGAGGCCTTCCTCTTCTCCGGAACCATCCGCGGCAACATCGCCCTGGGCAGACCGGATGCCTCCGAGGCGGAGATCATCGCTGCGGCGAAGGCCGTGGGATGCCATGACCTGATCATGGAGCTGCCCGAGGGCTACGCCACCGATGTGAACAAGCGCGGCGGCCGACTCTCGGCGGGCCAGCGGCAGCTGATCTCCTTCGCACGGGCCTTCCTTGCGGATCCGGCGGTGCTGATCCTCGACGAGGCCACCTCCTCTCTGGACCTCCCCAGCGAGGCGCTGGTGCAGCAGGGCCTGGAGCGTCTGCTCGGCAATCGCACGGCGCTGATCATCGCCCACCGGCTCTCCACGGTGGCCATCGCGGACCGGGTGCTGGTGATCGAGGACGGCCGCGTGGTCGAGGACGGGGCGCCGGAGGAACTCGCCGCAGACGGCGGCTACTACGCGAAGCTCAATGCCGCCTGGCAGAGCTCCATGGGCTCCTGA